The following is a genomic window from Manihot esculenta cultivar AM560-2 chromosome 9, M.esculenta_v8, whole genome shotgun sequence.
ATCAGTGATTGGAGCTATCCAAGACCAGATCAAGAGTGACGTGTCTCCATTTCGAGTCCTGATAATTTCTTCTAAGCTCCTAGACTAGTGGTACGTGCATTTGGATAAGGGTCTTGTTCCTGTTCTGGTTAAGGGTTCCTCATAGTAACTCCTTTGGGAGATGATGTTCAATGATTGATGAGACCTGTGACCAAATTTGCAGGTTTTTCGTTtctcaaaaataattaatgagaaagaaaaagaaacatgATTTGTGGCCCAATTCGAGTTGAAACAGCTGATTTCATAAATTAAGGAttacaattaattaaaatttttattaaataattagttatgtaaattatttgattttcttttaaaaaaataattttgatataaatcaaatcaattatcaataaattattattatttattttaaattaattttgataagctTAATCAGAATCCGGTTTCAATCTTTCTGCCCAATCAGTGGGCTTCGACCGCTAATCAGAGAGCGATTATATATAATCACTGGACTTTGGTTTTCCTATAGTAATTAGACCGTCTAAAGTCTCCTTTTCCTTGTCTCGCGATAAAAGTCCTAAATCACCCCATATTCTTCCCCCACGCCTTCCAAACCTACCGCTCTCGAACTCTCCATTATCATCTTCACCCTAGAAATGGCCGCCAATACGGAGAATCTCGCCACTGCCACCAGTCCTCTCCAAGACAATCCTGGCAAAACCCTAAACGATACAGTCCCTCCCCTCGCCAAGCCAGATCGTGTCGAGGATTCCACCATCACCTCCCCATCCGCCGTTAATTCAGACGCAAACGCTCTTAAGAAGGACGGCGAGGATTCGAAGAGCAGCAAGGGTACATCAGTTAGCTCGCGTTCAGGGGATACCGCCCCAGTTTCTGACACAGAAAAGAAGATCCGGCGCGCCGAGCGCTTTGGAATCACTGTTCAGTTGTCTGAGGAAGAGAAACGCAATTCTCGAGCTGAAAGGTATCTGAGATCTTTTCCGATTTCTCGTAGTTAATTTTTTGGTTAATATGGTAGGTTTGAGGATAATCTAATCAAACTAATTTACCTTGGGCTCGCGCGCACACACATTAACTATCAGGCATCAGAATTTCAGTAGCTCTGCAACGGTGGATGTTATTTTTGTCTATCGAATGTTGCTATTTTTGTTACTTGTGCTTCTGCTGTAGGTAATACTAACGCAGTAATTCATATAGCACCTATATGGCTCcttgttatttttatttgttaaattgtaattttgcTTCTGATTGCTTGGGCATTAGTCTAGAGGTGGTTAGGGTAGCAGGTGAGCAAATGGTTTCTCATTATTCCATTTTTAGTTCTGCAAAGCAATAACGAGTCTTTAGACGTAGGCGAATCACATGAATCATCTTGTATTATTGAGCAGTGTGCATATATGGGTGTGTGTTTTTGGCTTTTGTCAAATTTTTTTCCAATTACACCTCACCTCACTTCACACCCTCCTCACTCTTGAAATACGCATATACAGCTTGAATTCATTGACTAAACCTATCCTATGCAAAACTTACTTCTTGCAGGTTTGGCACTGGGGTCGCATTAAAGACATCGGAGCAGTTGAAGAAGAAGGCTAGAGCAGAAAGGTCTTTGATCACATGCTTTAGAAATTGAATTGCAGCAACTTTGCTAATTACTCTTGAAGCGGGTTGTTAGTAATCTTTTTCTGTTGTTTTATAGGTTTGGACTTCCTGTGACCGCTGATGAGGACGCAAAGAAAAAAGCTCGACTTGAGAGATTTGCACCAATTTCTAAGGCAGATACACAGGAAGAAGAGAAAAGGAAAGCAAGAGATATCAGGTTTATATGAACTTTATACTCCGTTTTCTCATTTTGTGTgactttttatcattaaatgcTGTGTGGTTTACAATCTGAAATGGTTGAGAGTGGGAGCTAATGTTACTCTCATTTTTCCAGATTTTCACAACCTTCGTCAAATTCTCTGTCAATGAATGGCAAGGGAAATATTGAGCCTGTAAGGTCCTTTCTTAAGAAATTATTGCTGCATATCATATGGATAGTTGAAAGACTCTCTGTAAATGTATTATTTTGTGATTGAATTTTTCTTGTGTTTCTATAGCAGAAGGCAGCTATTGCAGGCAAGGCTGGTGGAGGATCCTGAAAAGAGAGGGCCTACTTAAGTATTAGGTACTGTTTATTATATGGTTGCCATTGACATTTTTGCACCTATTATGGTTTTACTTGGATAATTCTTGCACAATGGACTGTTGCATTTGATAAAATACTGCTTTATTCTTGTATTAATTTACTCTGGTGTATCCTGGGCAGGTCTGGCATTCTAACTAATGTTTC
Proteins encoded in this region:
- the LOC110622726 gene encoding protein MODIFIER OF SNC1 11 isoform X2; translated protein: MAANTENLATATSPLQDNPGKTLNDTVPPLAKPDRVEDSTITSPSAVNSDANALKKDGEDSKSSKGTSVSSRSGDTAPVSDTEKKIRRAERFGITVQLSEEEKRNSRAERFGTGVALKTSEQLKKKARAERFGLPVTADEDAKKKARLERFAPISKADTQEEEKRKARDIRFSQPSSNSLSMNGKGNIEPKAAIAGKAGGGS
- the LOC110622726 gene encoding protein MODIFIER OF SNC1 11 isoform X1, encoding MAANTENLATATSPLQDNPGKTLNDTVPPLAKPDRVEDSTITSPSAVNSDANALKKDGEDSKSSKGTSVSSRSGDTAPVSDTEKKIRRAERFGITVQLSEEEKRNSRAERFGTGVALKTSEQLKKKARAERFGLPVTADEDAKKKARLERFAPISKADTQEEEKRKARDIRFSQPSSNSLSMNGKGNIEPQKAAIAGKAGGGS